One genomic region from Terriglobales bacterium encodes:
- a CDS encoding alpha/beta fold hydrolase → MAGGISGKSSAMTVSEAAVSLRHDFVPRRWLRNGHFQTLACSFLPRLDCRAKEEARLIRVTEDTKILCHCHWQANRRQALTLIAVHGLEGSSSSQYMIGTAQKAWAAGMNVVRMNMRNCGGTENLTPTLYNSSLSGDVDAVVRALISEDKLSRIAVAGFSMGGNLVLKCAGEWGRVAPPEVEAISAISPAMDLAASADALHRPSNRIYEWAFLVGLHRRMARKARLFPQFYRSYPLFSIRSLREFDEKITAPHGGFSGADDYYARAGASQLVDRLALRTLIIHSRDDPFILLTEETRAKILANPKITLIETRHGGHCGFLASSDGYDGRWAEQQTIAFLEHGS, encoded by the coding sequence ATGGCGGGCGGAATTTCAGGCAAGTCTTCGGCGATGACAGTAAGCGAGGCTGCGGTTTCTTTACGGCACGATTTCGTGCCGCGGCGGTGGCTGCGGAACGGACACTTTCAGACACTCGCTTGCAGCTTTCTGCCGCGTCTGGATTGCCGGGCGAAAGAAGAGGCCCGGCTTATCCGTGTCACCGAGGATACGAAAATTCTGTGCCACTGCCACTGGCAGGCTAATCGCAGACAGGCCCTGACGCTGATCGCGGTTCATGGTCTGGAAGGCTCCAGTTCCTCGCAATACATGATCGGCACTGCGCAGAAAGCCTGGGCAGCAGGCATGAACGTGGTACGCATGAACATGCGCAACTGCGGAGGCACTGAGAATCTTACGCCGACGCTCTACAACTCCAGTTTGTCGGGCGACGTGGACGCAGTGGTACGAGCCTTGATTTCCGAGGATAAGTTATCGCGCATCGCCGTCGCTGGGTTCTCCATGGGGGGAAACCTGGTCCTGAAATGCGCAGGCGAGTGGGGCCGGGTAGCGCCACCCGAGGTCGAAGCGATCAGTGCGATCTCGCCGGCTATGGATCTTGCGGCATCAGCAGACGCCTTACACCGTCCCTCCAATCGTATCTATGAATGGGCTTTCCTGGTAGGACTGCATCGTCGCATGGCACGCAAGGCACGGCTCTTTCCCCAGTTCTATCGTTCCTATCCGCTGTTTAGCATTCGCAGCTTGCGTGAGTTTGACGAGAAGATCACCGCGCCTCACGGCGGGTTCAGCGGCGCGGACGACTATTACGCGCGCGCCGGCGCCTCGCAGCTAGTGGATCGCCTTGCATTACGAACCCTAATTATCCACTCCCGTGACGATCCGTTCATCCTGCTGACGGAAGAGACTCGTGCGAAGATCCTGGCCAATCCGAAAATCACATTGATCGAGACTCGCCATGGCGGACATTGTGGGTTTCTGGCAAGCTCCGATGGTTATGACGGCCGCTGGGCAGAGCAGCAGACGATCGCGTTTCTGGAGCATGGATCGTGA
- a CDS encoding PilZ domain-containing protein, which produces MTTSNLPQRQYPRLDAPEGVRVLDEKGQPIGWLEKVSGGGMQIRLTPGLENPELKSGARMTVTVLEPNGTREKFLIEVRYREADTIGVRFAASGR; this is translated from the coding sequence ATGACCACGTCAAACCTACCGCAGCGCCAATACCCGCGCTTGGACGCTCCCGAAGGCGTCCGCGTCCTCGATGAAAAAGGCCAACCCATCGGCTGGCTGGAGAAGGTCAGCGGAGGCGGTATGCAGATCCGCCTCACGCCGGGACTGGAAAACCCCGAACTGAAAAGCGGGGCGCGCATGACCGTAACCGTACTCGAGCCTAACGGGACGCGCGAGAAATTTCTGATCGAAGTGCGCTATCGCGAAGCGGACACCATCGGAGTGCGCTTCGCCGCATCGGGGCGTTAG
- a CDS encoding beta-propeller fold lactonase family protein: MLSAGLQLFPASYPVAGAPFGTAGHTSSVSLSADFKFALVPHYELANLEVFKVGSDGSFTAVPGSPFPGGNAASYAISDPANKFVFLLNPSGYNQSGTESISVYKLDDNSGTLTQVQGSPFGLTAEGAHLRIDPSGKFLYVVGDVLQGFSVDQNSGKLTALSGSPIGTKVADAAIVKQ, translated from the coding sequence ATGCTTTCCGCGGGCTTACAGCTTTTCCCTGCCTCTTATCCAGTGGCCGGCGCTCCCTTCGGAACCGCCGGCCATACCTCATCCGTTTCCCTCAGCGCCGACTTCAAGTTTGCCCTTGTTCCGCACTACGAACTGGCAAATCTTGAGGTCTTTAAAGTTGGCTCTGATGGGTCCTTTACCGCCGTGCCGGGCTCGCCTTTTCCCGGCGGCAATGCCGCTTCATATGCGATCAGCGATCCGGCAAACAAATTTGTGTTTCTGCTGAATCCCAGCGGCTACAACCAGAGCGGAACCGAGTCGATATCCGTGTACAAGCTCGACGATAACTCGGGAACGCTCACGCAAGTGCAAGGATCGCCGTTCGGCCTGACCGCAGAGGGAGCTCATTTGCGCATCGACCCGTCTGGCAAGTTTTTGTATGTAGTGGGCGATGTGTTGCAGGGCTTCTCGGTGGATCAGAATAGCGGCAAATTGACCGCGCTCTCCGGCAGCCCCATTGGAACCAAGGTAGCCGACGCCGCGATTGTGAAGCAATGA
- a CDS encoding PilZ domain-containing protein, whose protein sequence is MPDLRSEPRVVRLSPVRVFGLDPAGHPVSQLVHTGDISKHGARIVGIRNWQTPGETIGVRYEREKARFKIIWVGKPGTPQDGHLGLRCVEPGKYIWGLSPGAAHAKITASAHHPAFSPTGESPRRSDIRFPIEAGSQVREFGTHIPTWVTVTDVSMGGCYAQTSTPFSLDTNVEITLHVGDVRIDACGFVVHSQPLAGMGIKFAEMTPLNREQLKHVIARLGSHRRSIAQ, encoded by the coding sequence ATGCCGGACCTTCGTTCCGAGCCCCGAGTAGTGCGCCTGTCGCCGGTACGTGTGTTTGGCCTCGATCCTGCCGGCCATCCGGTCAGCCAATTGGTTCACACCGGCGACATCAGCAAGCATGGCGCGCGCATTGTGGGCATCCGTAACTGGCAAACGCCCGGCGAAACCATTGGGGTGCGGTATGAGCGGGAGAAGGCTCGCTTCAAGATCATCTGGGTGGGCAAGCCTGGGACGCCGCAGGATGGACATCTCGGATTACGATGTGTTGAGCCCGGCAAATATATCTGGGGCCTGTCACCGGGGGCTGCTCATGCCAAGATAACTGCCAGTGCGCATCATCCCGCATTTTCGCCGACAGGTGAGAGCCCCCGCCGCAGCGACATCCGCTTTCCCATCGAAGCCGGGAGTCAGGTGCGGGAGTTCGGTACTCATATTCCTACCTGGGTCACTGTTACGGATGTCAGTATGGGAGGATGCTACGCGCAAACTTCCACACCGTTCTCCCTTGACACCAATGTGGAGATCACCCTGCATGTGGGCGACGTCCGGATCGATGCCTGTGGGTTCGTCGTGCACAGCCAGCCGCTGGCAGGCATGGGCATCAAGTTTGCGGAGATGACGCCCTTGAATCGCGAGCAACTGAAGCACGTGATTGCGAGGCTGGGCTCACATCGACGATCGATTGCGCAGTAG
- a CDS encoding DUF5522 domain-containing protein, with protein MSGETGEERNGDLVEGEHFYFENGLMVFTAAYLQKRGFCCQSGCRHCPYGFRRESEAVGIEKSNK; from the coding sequence ATGAGCGGCGAGACGGGAGAAGAACGCAACGGAGACTTAGTCGAAGGAGAACACTTCTACTTCGAAAACGGGCTGATGGTGTTCACTGCGGCCTATCTCCAGAAGCGGGGATTCTGCTGCCAGTCCGGCTGCCGCCACTGCCCGTATGGTTTTCGGAGAGAGAGTGAAGCGGTAGGGATCGAGAAGTCGAATAAGTAA
- a CDS encoding FmdB family zinc ribbon protein has translation MPIFEYICKECNKPFEALIYGSKKAECPYCHGTRLDQQFSTYATPSSSKSSSAAPSEGGCGMGTCGCGPDFCEN, from the coding sequence ATGCCGATTTTCGAGTACATCTGTAAAGAATGCAATAAGCCCTTCGAAGCGCTGATCTATGGATCCAAAAAAGCGGAATGCCCATATTGTCACGGCACTCGCCTCGATCAGCAGTTCTCCACTTACGCCACTCCCTCGTCTTCCAAATCGTCGTCGGCAGCTCCCTCCGAGGGCGGATGCGGGATGGGTACTTGCGGCTGCGGTCCAGACTTCTGCGAGAACTGA